The following are from one region of the Nocardia terpenica genome:
- a CDS encoding NUDIX domain-containing protein yields MNSVQQPQWERDPEGYRAHLAQGNARQARKRVGADALIVDREGRILLVDPNYKPDWDLPGGMAEANEAPDQAVRRELREELGLHLDTDLALLCVDWVSPHGPWDDSIMFIFDTGTLSAERIDTLEITDHELDAFEFCTAEQAEQRLRTYMWSRVQAALQARETKKVVYLHNGKVTC; encoded by the coding sequence ATGAACTCTGTGCAACAACCACAGTGGGAACGCGACCCCGAGGGCTACCGCGCGCACTTGGCCCAGGGCAACGCCCGACAGGCGCGCAAGCGAGTCGGTGCAGACGCCCTCATCGTCGACAGAGAGGGCCGCATCTTGCTTGTCGACCCCAACTACAAACCTGACTGGGACCTGCCCGGCGGAATGGCCGAAGCCAACGAGGCACCCGACCAAGCCGTACGTCGCGAACTCCGCGAAGAACTCGGACTCCACCTCGACACCGATCTCGCTCTGCTGTGCGTCGACTGGGTATCACCACACGGCCCGTGGGACGACTCCATCATGTTCATCTTCGACACGGGAACACTCAGCGCCGAGCGGATCGACACACTCGAAATTACCGACCACGAACTCGACGCCTTCGAATTCTGTACTGCCGAACAAGCCGAACAACGCCTACGAACCTACATGTGGTCGCGCGTCCAAGCGGCACTCCAGGCACGCGAAACCAAAAAGGTCGTTTACCTCCATAACGGCAAGGTGACCTGCTAG
- a CDS encoding dCTP deaminase, translating into MLTGPAIHTALRRGDIVIDPFDVTGLCANSYAFHLGDDLLRYTPPVDGVLDPRIDIPAVSTPLPGTGYVLRPGALYLAATREAMGATCFAATLHACRSVSSLGLRIQLSAPLGHCGAVIPWTLELRAAMPVRVYPGMTIGKIAFWPMYGHPRLYTGRYTGSGGAVRSLLAADCPASDQPTVIPSAGPDPAPPPVNHAPKREVPQR; encoded by the coding sequence GTGCTGACCGGGCCCGCCATTCACACCGCGCTACGCCGCGGCGACATCGTGATCGACCCGTTCGACGTCACCGGGCTGTGTGCTAACAGCTACGCCTTCCACCTCGGCGACGACCTGCTGCGCTATACCCCACCAGTAGATGGTGTCCTCGACCCACGCATCGACATCCCGGCCGTGTCGACCCCGTTGCCAGGCACGGGGTATGTGCTGCGGCCGGGCGCGCTGTATCTGGCGGCGACGCGAGAAGCGATGGGCGCCACCTGTTTTGCCGCGACCCTGCACGCCTGTCGATCGGTGTCCTCACTCGGATTGCGAATCCAACTGTCGGCGCCGCTGGGGCACTGCGGCGCGGTGATCCCCTGGACACTCGAACTGCGGGCGGCGATGCCGGTGCGTGTATATCCCGGCATGACGATCGGCAAGATCGCGTTCTGGCCGATGTACGGTCATCCCCGCCTGTACACCGGCCGCTACACCGGATCCGGCGGGGCGGTTCGGTCGCTGCTGGCTGCCGATTGCCCCGCGTCGGACCAGCCGACAGTGATACCGTCCGCCGGACCCGATCCGGCACCACCACCGGTCAACCATGCGCCCAAGCGAGAGGTACCACAGCGATGA
- a CDS encoding glycosyltransferase family 2 protein, protein MSSIDVIILTYNSAQLLREAVASVRAQTIADQVRITVIDNASGDDTLAVARELGIDPIANPVNIGFAAAINQAAATSHGDYVTILNPDAALGDPKCLEALLATLDDEQIGVVGTRMLTDGKPYPNGRRFPSTTTAARHAVMGILRPGNTATQEYFGDAFGRADADQPVDWVSGCCLMMRRPLWEEMGGFDERYWMYLEDCDLCWRLRQRGYRTVLSGPAWVIHRGGQSSRTRKTKSLWHHHRSALIFYATTRSGWKRALLPAAAAFLTARLGVLVAVNTARRVIARD, encoded by the coding sequence ATGAGCAGCATCGATGTCATCATCCTCACCTACAACAGCGCCCAGCTGCTGCGCGAGGCCGTCGCCTCGGTGCGCGCGCAAACCATCGCCGACCAGGTGAGGATCACCGTCATCGACAACGCCTCCGGAGACGACACCCTCGCCGTGGCCCGCGAGCTCGGCATCGACCCCATCGCCAATCCAGTCAACATCGGATTCGCCGCCGCCATCAACCAGGCCGCCGCCACCAGCCACGGCGACTACGTCACGATCCTGAATCCCGACGCGGCACTGGGTGATCCGAAGTGCCTGGAAGCGCTGCTTGCCACCCTCGATGACGAACAGATCGGCGTCGTCGGCACCCGAATGCTCACCGACGGCAAACCGTACCCCAACGGCCGCCGCTTCCCGTCCACCACAACCGCCGCCCGCCACGCTGTTATGGGCATCCTGCGCCCCGGCAACACCGCCACCCAGGAATACTTCGGCGACGCGTTCGGCCGCGCCGACGCCGACCAACCCGTCGACTGGGTGTCGGGCTGCTGCCTGATGATGCGCCGTCCGCTGTGGGAAGAGATGGGCGGGTTCGACGAACGATATTGGATGTATCTCGAAGATTGCGACCTGTGCTGGCGGCTGCGCCAACGCGGCTACCGGACCGTGCTGTCCGGACCGGCATGGGTCATCCACCGCGGCGGCCAATCCAGCCGCACCCGCAAAACCAAATCCCTGTGGCACCACCACCGCAGCGCCCTCATCTTCTACGCCACCACGCGCTCCGGCTGGAAACGCGCCCTCCTGCCCGCCGCCGCAGCCTTCCTCACCGCCCGCTTGGGCGTGCTCGTCGCAGTGAACACCGCACGCCGCGTCATCGCCCGCGACTGA
- a CDS encoding PEP/pyruvate-binding domain-containing protein has translation MTILTGEEIRRQWQRGAIRIDPFDESRLNPNSYNFTLGDTVRVYSSPELDARVDNPTTEILIPHEGFVLEEGRLYLAATAEVLGGAMFAPTFSARSSIARLGLSIHLSSGLGDIGYVGHWTLQLLATAPVRVYPGMEIGQMMWWVPSGDIICYNGKYQGAQGPRASESWRTLDRDVARIRFPGTDGPGMDPARVGAKAATLARLAPRVPVPDLVAVTATEFTDALAPQTVEQIKAIFSDLQATVGANIVEDAARLAELLADIALPVYGRELLARRLSEVFTPQTRFAVRSSAAGEDSTTASHAGVYDSVLDVAAADVPAAVAAVWRSYYSLAAVTTRLRGGDLDPAPRMAVIVQAMIEPDIAGIAITGLDPTDPDRVHIEAVRGRADALAGGVATPDHNLLSASDAARIGQLVDAVRTQLGRPAMDIEWVRAGDQQLYVVQARPNTARHTGRRTEPAVVRLYDEPIPADIPLGPIGPAVAHFIAKRRMAVQLATTLDLSTGVAFVVYVPADPESSWYSALATVLDPALDGARVIVDASEFERQTIIDYAHLHTHLERLLATTPVGEPLTLLVRQYVTGHRGVISRHTGGEYYAETSTDGLLAMNRGTAACTEIRFTADMPAPAASIFGGTANVRHMVEFSTRLEQQLGPVTVEWVVDPDGTVHYIDHTVLGTGHPHAFAQPAADDALMLAEGRCVGRVVRVTDDAVLQRLSVAPAVSVSGGVDVSGHRVIADAVARAREIRADGAQVIISARHPYAILAALVGHVDGFLFDSASRLCHLAIILRENHIPAAVHHARHGTLVMLDDGAVYTLTPSGDDRP, from the coding sequence ATGACAATCCTGACCGGTGAGGAAATCCGCCGCCAATGGCAGCGCGGCGCGATCCGGATCGACCCGTTCGACGAGTCACGACTTAATCCCAACAGCTACAACTTCACCCTCGGTGACACCGTGCGCGTGTACAGCTCGCCGGAGCTGGACGCGCGGGTGGACAACCCGACCACCGAGATCCTGATCCCCCACGAGGGATTCGTCCTCGAAGAGGGACGGCTGTATCTGGCTGCGACGGCGGAAGTGCTGGGCGGCGCCATGTTCGCACCGACATTCTCCGCCCGGTCGAGCATCGCGCGGCTGGGTCTGTCGATCCACCTGTCCTCGGGGCTCGGCGACATCGGCTACGTGGGCCACTGGACGCTGCAACTGCTCGCCACCGCACCGGTGCGGGTATATCCGGGGATGGAGATCGGGCAGATGATGTGGTGGGTGCCGTCGGGAGACATCATCTGCTACAACGGCAAATACCAAGGCGCGCAAGGCCCTCGCGCCAGCGAGAGCTGGCGCACCCTCGACCGCGATGTCGCCCGCATCCGTTTCCCCGGCACGGATGGACCAGGCATGGATCCGGCCCGCGTGGGCGCGAAAGCCGCCACCCTCGCGCGGCTCGCGCCCCGGGTACCGGTGCCGGATCTCGTCGCGGTGACGGCAACGGAATTCACCGACGCGCTAGCACCGCAGACAGTCGAGCAAATCAAAGCTATCTTCTCGGATCTGCAGGCCACCGTCGGGGCGAATATCGTCGAGGACGCGGCCCGTCTCGCCGAATTGCTCGCCGATATCGCGCTACCGGTATATGGTCGGGAACTTCTGGCGCGGCGGCTGAGTGAAGTGTTCACCCCGCAGACCCGGTTCGCGGTGCGGTCCTCGGCAGCCGGGGAAGACTCGACCACAGCCTCGCACGCGGGCGTCTACGACAGCGTGCTGGACGTCGCCGCCGCCGATGTGCCTGCCGCCGTGGCTGCGGTCTGGCGCTCCTACTACTCACTGGCGGCAGTGACTACCCGATTGCGGGGCGGAGATCTCGACCCGGCACCGCGGATGGCAGTCATCGTGCAGGCCATGATCGAACCCGACATCGCGGGCATCGCTATCACCGGCCTGGACCCCACAGACCCCGACCGAGTGCATATCGAGGCCGTCCGCGGCCGAGCCGACGCGCTCGCGGGTGGTGTCGCAACCCCGGACCACAATCTCCTGTCCGCCAGTGACGCCGCGCGTATCGGCCAGCTCGTCGATGCCGTACGCACACAGCTCGGGCGCCCGGCGATGGATATCGAGTGGGTGCGCGCGGGTGATCAGCAACTGTATGTGGTGCAGGCGCGGCCGAACACCGCCCGCCACACCGGCCGCCGCACCGAGCCTGCGGTTGTCCGGCTCTACGACGAGCCGATCCCAGCCGATATCCCGCTTGGACCGATCGGCCCGGCCGTGGCGCACTTCATCGCCAAACGCCGCATGGCCGTCCAACTCGCCACCACACTGGACCTCAGCACAGGCGTCGCCTTCGTCGTGTACGTCCCCGCCGACCCCGAATCCAGCTGGTACAGCGCGTTGGCCACAGTGCTGGATCCTGCGCTCGACGGAGCCCGGGTGATCGTGGACGCCAGCGAGTTCGAACGCCAGACCATCATCGACTACGCACACCTGCACACCCACCTCGAGCGGCTATTGGCCACCACTCCGGTCGGCGAACCGCTGACACTGCTGGTGCGTCAGTACGTCACAGGGCACCGGGGCGTGATCAGCCGTCACACCGGCGGGGAATACTACGCCGAGACGTCTACCGACGGGCTGCTGGCGATGAACCGCGGCACCGCCGCCTGCACGGAAATCCGTTTCACCGCCGACATGCCCGCCCCTGCCGCGAGCATCTTCGGCGGCACCGCCAACGTGCGCCACATGGTGGAGTTCAGTACGCGGCTGGAGCAGCAGTTGGGCCCGGTCACCGTGGAATGGGTGGTCGACCCGGACGGCACCGTCCATTACATCGACCACACCGTGCTCGGCACAGGCCACCCCCACGCCTTCGCCCAACCCGCCGCCGATGACGCGCTCATGCTCGCCGAGGGCCGGTGCGTCGGCCGGGTAGTGCGCGTCACCGATGACGCTGTCCTGCAACGGTTGTCGGTGGCCCCGGCGGTCAGCGTCAGCGGCGGTGTCGACGTCAGCGGCCACCGTGTCATCGCCGACGCCGTGGCCCGCGCCCGAGAGATCCGCGCCGACGGCGCGCAGGTGATCATCTCCGCACGCCACCCCTACGCGATCCTCGCCGCCCTCGTCGGCCACGTCGACGGCTTCCTGTTCGACTCGGCCTCTCGCTTGTGCCACCTCGCAATCATCTTGCGGGAGAACCACATTCCCGCCGCCGTGCACCACGCCCGCCACGGCACGCTGGTGATGCTCGACGACGGCGCGGTCTACACCCTCACCCCGTCCGGAGACGATCGACCATGA
- a CDS encoding helix-turn-helix domain-containing protein, with protein sequence MGHDAGRRCRGCGAPLARDNAAGHCATCVTSARGNLHRPPAMPPEFWDDAAIRSALAEQHMGRVIAAYRHHPSHATVVRQADVARWAGLSQARLSRLETGPPTKHLDDLAFWARLLDIPARLLWFQLPGTSPPPLAARSEPVVPPDGGRYRLLRFDDHLPPNEADIAAMQIFRDADRTYGGGHLYSEVLHYWNTRLAPRLFSGDDDPTPTVFAAAAGIVEMAGWMSHDAGHHDRASQQFRRALDLSKVGRDRQLTIHIHASRAHLELHQGDPVEAIREAYDAEMALSKAPFNPQLTARVLAMQARCFAVLGETRKVRTLLDRAEHSLGGGTPDVISPWISQFDLGSLASEAARSFRQLGDLTHAAKAAQRIIDLRPPDRTRSRALGQLTLAAILTDQGHPDHACALATDVLNRTGELASYLVVHQFADLRARLLRYHTSSTVNAFLDYLDHTIRAQTWLPHRQQPNPARHRSVIS encoded by the coding sequence ATGGGTCACGACGCTGGGCGGCGCTGCCGCGGCTGCGGCGCCCCTCTGGCGCGAGACAACGCCGCCGGCCACTGCGCGACCTGCGTGACCAGCGCCCGCGGCAACCTGCACCGGCCACCTGCGATGCCGCCGGAGTTCTGGGACGACGCTGCCATCCGTTCCGCGCTCGCCGAGCAACATATGGGCCGGGTCATCGCCGCTTATCGACACCATCCCAGCCACGCAACCGTGGTGCGCCAAGCCGACGTCGCCCGCTGGGCAGGGCTGAGCCAAGCCCGGCTCAGCCGCCTCGAAACCGGGCCACCCACCAAACATCTCGACGACCTAGCGTTCTGGGCCCGATTGCTCGACATTCCTGCCCGGTTGCTGTGGTTCCAGCTGCCCGGCACCTCGCCCCCGCCCCTCGCGGCGCGATCGGAGCCCGTCGTGCCACCGGACGGTGGCCGCTACCGGTTGCTGCGGTTCGATGACCATCTCCCCCCGAACGAGGCCGACATCGCCGCCATGCAGATCTTCCGCGATGCCGACCGCACCTACGGCGGCGGGCACCTGTATTCGGAGGTGCTCCACTACTGGAACACCCGGCTCGCACCAAGGCTGTTCAGCGGCGACGACGACCCCACGCCGACGGTATTCGCCGCCGCGGCCGGGATCGTGGAGATGGCGGGCTGGATGAGCCACGACGCCGGCCACCACGACCGGGCCAGCCAGCAATTCCGTCGCGCCCTGGACCTGTCGAAGGTCGGGCGCGATCGCCAACTCACCATCCACATACACGCCAGCCGAGCGCACCTTGAACTACACCAGGGCGACCCCGTCGAAGCAATCCGGGAGGCATACGACGCCGAGATGGCGCTGTCCAAGGCGCCGTTCAACCCCCAACTCACCGCCCGCGTGCTCGCGATGCAGGCTCGTTGTTTCGCTGTACTGGGCGAAACGCGGAAGGTCCGCACGCTGCTCGACCGCGCTGAACATAGCCTCGGAGGCGGAACACCTGACGTGATATCGCCTTGGATCAGCCAGTTCGATCTCGGCTCCCTCGCCAGCGAAGCCGCTCGCAGCTTTCGTCAGCTCGGCGACCTCACCCACGCGGCGAAGGCCGCGCAGCGCATCATCGATCTCCGCCCACCCGACCGCACTCGCAGTCGCGCCCTCGGCCAACTCACCCTCGCCGCCATCCTCACCGACCAAGGCCACCCCGACCACGCCTGCGCCCTCGCTACCGATGTCCTGAACCGAACCGGCGAACTGGCCTCCTACCTGGTCGTACATCAATTCGCCGACCTGCGCGCACGACTGTTGCGTTACCACACCAGTTCGACCGTGAATGCATTCCTCGACTACCTCGACCACACCATTAGGGCCCAGACATGGCTCCCACACCGCCAGCAACCAAATCCCGCGCGACACCGATCGGTGATCTCATGA
- a CDS encoding aspartyl/asparaginyl beta-hydroxylase domain-containing protein gives MNLLRQACDQVMERVGLLVTDRAGDSMTCVSLTHRPGAVDPLADGLESQFAPDGTLRYLESEFCCFNDDFADTYFATVWRSVRALYPVGRMRLMIVGPQQIYRMHADATKRAHLAIHTDPDAFLVGPDGHGHHVPADGRLRVFDTRLRHTAFNAGTTQRVHLTISMASTERRHHTALLRRTDEADR, from the coding sequence GTGAACTTGCTGAGGCAGGCGTGTGATCAGGTGATGGAACGAGTTGGGCTGCTGGTCACCGACCGCGCCGGGGACTCGATGACTTGTGTGTCGCTGACCCACCGTCCCGGTGCGGTCGATCCACTGGCCGACGGGTTGGAGTCGCAGTTCGCACCCGATGGCACACTGCGGTATCTGGAAAGCGAATTCTGCTGCTTCAACGACGATTTCGCAGATACTTACTTCGCGACAGTTTGGCGGTCGGTGAGGGCACTGTATCCGGTGGGCCGGATGCGGCTAATGATTGTGGGCCCCCAGCAGATCTACCGGATGCACGCGGATGCGACCAAACGCGCGCATCTGGCAATCCATACCGACCCGGACGCCTTTCTCGTCGGCCCGGATGGGCACGGCCATCACGTACCCGCCGACGGGCGGCTGCGAGTGTTCGACACTCGGCTGCGGCACACCGCATTCAACGCCGGTACCACGCAACGGGTGCATCTGACGATCTCGATGGCCAGCACCGAGCGCCGCCACCACACCGCATTGCTGCGCCGGACGGACGAGGCCGACCGATGA